Genomic window (Geothermobacter hydrogeniphilus):
CGATCCGTTATGCCAAAAACGCCATCCTGGCCAAGCGAAGGAAGGTGTAACCGTGGCCAACCAGCTCTATCTGTCAAGCTCCCCGCACTTCAGTTCCGGTGAGAGCACCGACCGCCTCATGCGTCAGGTCATCTATGCCCTGTTGCCCGCTGCTGCGGTCTCGGTCTACATGTTCGGTCTGCCGGCCCTGGTGACTCTGCTGATTTGCACTCTGGCCAGTATCGGCTTCGAGGCCGTTTGTCAGAAACTGATGGGCCGCCCCCGGACTCTCGGCGACGGCAGCGCTGCTTTAACCGGCATTCTGCTGGCGCTCAACCTGCCGGCTTCAAGCCCCTGGTGGATGAGCCTGATCGGCGCCTTCGTGGCGATCGTCATCGCCAAGCAGATCTATGGGGGGTTGGGGTACAATCCCTTCAACCCCGCCCTGGTGGCACGGGTGGTGCTGCTGATCTCCTTCCCGGTGCAGATGACCCGCTGGACCGCGCCGGCGCCGCTTTCGCTCAGTTTCGACTCCGTGACCAGTGCCACGCCGCTGGGGCAGGCCAAGGAGGCGGTGATGCTGCACGGCGCCCTGCCGGCAGATCTGGCGGCAGGCTTCGGTGATTTCTTTCTCGGTCGGATGGGCGGCAGTCTCGGCGAGGTTTCCGCCCTGGCGTTGCTGCTCGGCGGTCTCTACCTGATCTGGAAGAAGGTCATCACCTGGCATACTCCGGTCAGTTACCTGGCCACGGTGGTTGTCTTTTCCGGCATTTTCTGGCTGGTAGACGGGACCCGCTATCCCGACCCCCTCTTTCATCTGCTGACCGGCGGTCTGCTGCTCGGTGCGTTTTTCATGGCGACCGACATGGTCACCACCCCGGTGACCCCGCGCGGGATGCTGGTTTTCGGCGTTGGTTGTGGTCTGCTGACGGTGCTGATCAGGCTTTTCGGCGGTTACCCCGAGGGGGTTTCCTTTGCCATTTTGCTGATGAACGCGGCCACGCCGCTGATCGATCGCTATACTCAGCCGAAGAAGTTCGGCTTTGTCCCTGAGAAGGCCTGACGAATGAATACGACCCTGCGTCTTGCCATTGTTCTGACCCTGATTACCGCTCTGGCCGGCTTGATCCTCTCCGTGGTCGAGTCGGTGACCCGGGCGCCGATTGCCGAGCAGCGCCGCCTCGAAACGGTTCGGGCTCTGAAGGCGGTCCTCCCTGATCTGGATAATGCTCCCGATGCCGATACGGTGGTTCTGCCGGTCGGTACCGACAAGAAGGGCAGGCCGGTCGAGCGTACCTTCTACCGTGGCCGCAAGGGGGGCAGGTTGACGGGTATCGCCTTCAAGGTCATCGCCCCCGAGGGCTATAGCGGCAATATCGAGATCATGGTCGGGGTGACACCGGAGAGGCTGGTAAGCGGCATCGCCATTCTCAGCCATGCGGAGACTCCGGGCCTGGGAGCGAAGATTATCGAACCGCAGTTCCGCGATCAGTTCAAGGGCAAGGGACTGGACAATGCCGATTGGCGGGTGAAGAAGGATGGCGGCCAGTTCGACCAGATCACCGGGGCGACTATCTCGCCGCGTGCGGTAGTCAAGGCGGTCAAACAGGGACTCGAATTCCTGCGTGATCATGAGTCGCAGGTCGTGGCCGACCGGGAGGTGAAACAATGAATCTCGGCAAGGAATTTCTCAAGGGGTTGTGGCAGGAAAATCCGGTTTTCAAACTGGTCCTCGGCATGTGCCCGACCCTGGCGGTGACCACCTCGGCCGAAAACGGGTTGGGGATGGGTCTGGCGACCACCTTCGTGCTGGTCTGTGCCAATATCACCATCGCCCTGTTGCGCAAATTGATTCCGGGCGGGGTGCGCATCCCGGCCTTCATCGTCGTTATCGCCTCCTTCGTCACCGTGGTGCAGATGCTGATGGAAGCTTATGCCTATGACCTGTTCAAGGCCCTCGGCATTTTCATTCCATTGATTGTCGTCAACTGCCTGATCCTCGGCCGCGCCGAGGCCTTTGCCTCGAAAAACGGTATCTTTGCCTCTCTGATCGACGGCTTGGGGATGGGGCTCGGCTTTGCCCTGAGTCTGACGGTGATCGGTGCGGTGCGGGAACTGTTCGGCTCCGGCGCGGTTTTCGGTATGCCGCTGTTGTCACTGTTTCCCGCCTACAAGCCGGTGATCCTGATGATCCTTCCGCCCGGCGCGTTTATTACCCTCGGTTTTCTGCTGGCCGGGATCAATCGGCTTGAGGCCCGCACGGGGGCGTCCGGTGAAAATAAAGGCGGCCATTGCTGTTGAGTCCGGCCGCTGATTCCGCTACCGGAGTGTTTATTTCTCCAGGTCCGCTGCCGTTTGGGACAGGTTGTCCGGGGGAGGTTCGAGAGCAGGATTGACCGACTCGTCGCTGATCGGATCGAGAGAGGTAACCCGGTTGCGGCCGTCTTTTTTTGATCTGTAGAGTCCGCGGTCGGCCCTTTCAACAAGGTTTTCACCGCTGTCCTTGAGGGTAATCGCCGCGACACCGGAACTGGCGGTCAGGGGGGGGCGCCGGTTTCCGGGCACGGAGTCGCAGCAATGCGTCGGCTGAGTTTTCCGCGGTGACGCACGTTTTGCGACATGGTGTTGCCGGCAGCAGGATCAGAAACTCTTCCCCCCCCACCGCCGGAGTTGCAACAGTAACCGAGAATTTGATCGGCCTTGAAGCCGGTCAGTCGTTCGGCGGCCGGATTCTAGTAGAGGATCCGGCGTTGCTGGCCGACGAAGTAGACCCCCTCGGCCAGATGGTCGACCATCCGTTTGTAGAAATCGATCTGCAGCGGCATGGGATTCCCTCCAGTTTGTTCATTAAAACATCGATCCCGCTGTCTGTACAACCTGGACCCGCGGACTCATTGGTTCAGGCGTAAGCTTCCTTCACTCAGAACCTCCTGGACCTTGCCGACCAGTCCCTCTCCGGTAAAGGGTTTGGCGAGAAAGGCTCCCGCTTGTCCGCTGAGAAAATCAGAGCTGAAAGTGACCTGTCCATAGCCGGACAGGAACAGGACCTGAAGGTCAGGTTGCAGGCGTCTCAGGTTGCGCGCCAGCAG
Coding sequences:
- a CDS encoding RnfABCDGE type electron transport complex subunit D: MANQLYLSSSPHFSSGESTDRLMRQVIYALLPAAAVSVYMFGLPALVTLLICTLASIGFEAVCQKLMGRPRTLGDGSAALTGILLALNLPASSPWWMSLIGAFVAIVIAKQIYGGLGYNPFNPALVARVVLLISFPVQMTRWTAPAPLSLSFDSVTSATPLGQAKEAVMLHGALPADLAAGFGDFFLGRMGGSLGEVSALALLLGGLYLIWKKVITWHTPVSYLATVVVFSGIFWLVDGTRYPDPLFHLLTGGLLLGAFFMATDMVTTPVTPRGMLVFGVGCGLLTVLIRLFGGYPEGVSFAILLMNAATPLIDRYTQPKKFGFVPEKA
- a CDS encoding RnfABCDGE type electron transport complex subunit G, which produces MNTTLRLAIVLTLITALAGLILSVVESVTRAPIAEQRRLETVRALKAVLPDLDNAPDADTVVLPVGTDKKGRPVERTFYRGRKGGRLTGIAFKVIAPEGYSGNIEIMVGVTPERLVSGIAILSHAETPGLGAKIIEPQFRDQFKGKGLDNADWRVKKDGGQFDQITGATISPRAVVKAVKQGLEFLRDHESQVVADREVKQ
- the rsxE gene encoding electron transport complex subunit RsxE encodes the protein MNLGKEFLKGLWQENPVFKLVLGMCPTLAVTTSAENGLGMGLATTFVLVCANITIALLRKLIPGGVRIPAFIVVIASFVTVVQMLMEAYAYDLFKALGIFIPLIVVNCLILGRAEAFASKNGIFASLIDGLGMGLGFALSLTVIGAVRELFGSGAVFGMPLLSLFPAYKPVILMILPPGAFITLGFLLAGINRLEARTGASGENKGGHCC
- a CDS encoding diguanylate cyclase — encoded protein: MPGNRRPPLTASSGVAAITLKDSGENLVERADRGLYRSKKDGRNRVTSLDPISDESVNPALEPPPDNLSQTAADLEK